The following coding sequences lie in one Populus trichocarpa isolate Nisqually-1 chromosome 14, P.trichocarpa_v4.1, whole genome shotgun sequence genomic window:
- the LOC7462047 gene encoding NAC domain-containing protein 91 isoform X4 encodes MNYNFPSAMNSSPNPNPSIPEVGYRFHPTNEELVCNYLKPKILGDEVEDLSIMPVVHVCKHEPSELPDKSNIKSKDAVWYFFCPRDFKYLNSGRYNRRTKLGFWKPTGKNLKIRFMGTKKVIGTRKTLVFYTKSSPKPIRTGWIIHEYEYISDLSLSNQGGYVLCKLKKKPDVKTTKGEPNHHMVSISDFEAAPSFPNQREFVLCKLKKDPHAIKPTYEEGEASFNVTSDHSENQNSTECHHPQTFEEGEYGAWTVSNFTNNEPEVINSTNNKQCFFLQVISYVIRIYQQLVFLLQEDTYQLQAQLDSFRGYDEGCYSLNALFPYGNMY; translated from the exons ATGAATTACAATTTCCCCTCAG CTATGAACAGTTCACCAAACCCAAATCCATCCATACCAGAAGTTGGATATAGATTTCATCCAACCAATGAAGAATTAGTTTGTAATTATTTGAAGCCAAAGATACTGGGTGATGAAGTGGAAGACTTGTCAATCATGCCGGTGGTTCATGTTTGCAAGCATGAACCCTCGGAGTTACCTG ATAAATCAAACATAAAGTCAAAGGACGCGGTATGGTATTTCTTCTGCCCTCGCGATTTTAAGTATTTAAACAGCGGACGTTATAACCGGAGAACAAAGCTCGGGTTTTGGAAACCAACcggaaaaaatcttaaaataagatttatggGTACCAAGAAGGTGATTGGTACAAGGAAGACTTTGGTTTTCTATACAAAGTCTAGTCCTAAACCAATAAGGACTGGATGGATCATACATGAATACGAATATATCTCTGATTTAAGCCTCTCTAACCAG GGGGGATATGTTCTctgtaaattgaagaaaaaaccagATGTGAAGACCACCAAAGGTGAACCAAATCACCATATGGTCTCGATCTCTGATTTCGAAGCTGCACCGA GCTTCCCTAACCAG AGGGAATTCGTTCTCTGCAAACTGAAGAAAGATCCACATGCGATCAAGCCAACATATGAAGAAGGTGAAGCAAGCTTCAATGTAACTTCTGATCATTCTGAAAATCAAAACTCAACTGAGTGTCATCATCCCCAAACCTTTGAAGAAGGTGAATATGGTGCCTGGACGGTTTCTAATTTCACTAACAACGAGCCAGAG GTGATAAATAGCACCAATAACAagcagtgtttttttttgcaagttatTTCATATGTAATAAGAATATATCAACAACTTGTGTTTCTTTTACAGGAAGATACTTATCAACTCCAAGCACAACTGGACTCATTCCGTGGCTATGATGAGGGATGTTATAGCCTGAATGCCCTGTTTCCATACGGGAATATGTACTGA
- the LOC7462047 gene encoding NAC domain-containing protein 71 isoform X12 — MNYNFPSAMNSSPNPNPSIPEVGYRFHPTNEELVCNYLKPKILGDEVEDLSIMPVVHVCKHEPSELPDKSNIKSKDAVWYFFCPRDFKYLNSGRYNRRTKLGFWKPTGKNLKIRFMGTKKVIGTRKTLVFYTKSSPKPIRTGWIIHEYEYISDLSLSNQGGYVLCKLKKKPDVKTTKGEPNHHMVSISDFEAAPSFPNQREFVLCKLKKDPHAIKPTYEEGEASFNVTSDHSENQNSTECHHPQTFEEGEYGAWTVSNFTNNEPEEDTYQLQAQLDSFRGYDEGCYSLNALFPYGNMY, encoded by the exons ATGAATTACAATTTCCCCTCAG CTATGAACAGTTCACCAAACCCAAATCCATCCATACCAGAAGTTGGATATAGATTTCATCCAACCAATGAAGAATTAGTTTGTAATTATTTGAAGCCAAAGATACTGGGTGATGAAGTGGAAGACTTGTCAATCATGCCGGTGGTTCATGTTTGCAAGCATGAACCCTCGGAGTTACCTG ATAAATCAAACATAAAGTCAAAGGACGCGGTATGGTATTTCTTCTGCCCTCGCGATTTTAAGTATTTAAACAGCGGACGTTATAACCGGAGAACAAAGCTCGGGTTTTGGAAACCAACcggaaaaaatcttaaaataagatttatggGTACCAAGAAGGTGATTGGTACAAGGAAGACTTTGGTTTTCTATACAAAGTCTAGTCCTAAACCAATAAGGACTGGATGGATCATACATGAATACGAATATATCTCTGATTTAAGCCTCTCTAACCAG GGGGGATATGTTCTctgtaaattgaagaaaaaaccagATGTGAAGACCACCAAAGGTGAACCAAATCACCATATGGTCTCGATCTCTGATTTCGAAGCTGCACCGA GCTTCCCTAACCAG AGGGAATTCGTTCTCTGCAAACTGAAGAAAGATCCACATGCGATCAAGCCAACATATGAAGAAGGTGAAGCAAGCTTCAATGTAACTTCTGATCATTCTGAAAATCAAAACTCAACTGAGTGTCATCATCCCCAAACCTTTGAAGAAGGTGAATATGGTGCCTGGACGGTTTCTAATTTCACTAACAACGAGCCAGAG GAAGATACTTATCAACTCCAAGCACAACTGGACTCATTCCGTGGCTATGATGAGGGATGTTATAGCCTGAATGCCCTGTTTCCATACGGGAATATGTACTGA
- the LOC7462047 gene encoding NAC domain-containing protein 91 isoform X3: MNYNFPSAMNSSPNPNPSIPEVGYRFHPTNEELVCNYLKPKILGDEVEDLSIMPVVHVCKHEPSELPDKSNIKSKDAVWYFFCPRDFKYLNSGRYNRRTKLGFWKPTGKNLKIRFMGTKKVIGTRKTLVFYTKSSPKPIRTGWIIHEYEYISDLSLSNQGGYVLCKLKKKPDVKTTKGEPNHHMVSISDFEAAPSFPNQREFVLCKLKKDPDAIMPTYEEGEASFNVTSDHSENQNPTEYNHPQTFEEGEYGARTASNFIDNEPEVINSTNNKQCFFLQVISYVIRIYQQLVFLLQEDTYQLQAQLDSFRGYDEGCYSLNALFPYGNMY, encoded by the exons ATGAATTACAATTTCCCCTCAG CTATGAACAGTTCACCAAACCCAAATCCATCCATACCAGAAGTTGGATATAGATTTCATCCAACCAATGAAGAATTAGTTTGTAATTATTTGAAGCCAAAGATACTGGGTGATGAAGTGGAAGACTTGTCAATCATGCCGGTGGTTCATGTTTGCAAGCATGAACCCTCGGAGTTACCTG ATAAATCAAACATAAAGTCAAAGGACGCGGTATGGTATTTCTTCTGCCCTCGCGATTTTAAGTATTTAAACAGCGGACGTTATAACCGGAGAACAAAGCTCGGGTTTTGGAAACCAACcggaaaaaatcttaaaataagatttatggGTACCAAGAAGGTGATTGGTACAAGGAAGACTTTGGTTTTCTATACAAAGTCTAGTCCTAAACCAATAAGGACTGGATGGATCATACATGAATACGAATATATCTCTGATTTAAGCCTCTCTAACCAG GGGGGATATGTTCTctgtaaattgaagaaaaaaccagATGTGAAGACCACCAAAGGTGAACCAAATCACCATATGGTCTCGATCTCTGATTTCGAAGCTGCACCGA GCTTCCCTAACCAG AGGGAATTCGTTCTCTGCAAACTGAAGAAAGATCCAGATGCGATCATGCCAACATATGAAGAAGGTGAAGCAAGCTTCAATGTCACTTCTGATCATTCtgaaaatcaaaacccaacTGAATATAATCATCCCCAAACCTTTGAAGAAGGTGAATATGGTGCCCGGACGGCTTCTAATTTCATTGACAACGAGCCAGAGGTGATAAATAGCACCAATAACAagcagtgtttttttttgcaagttatTTCATATGTAATAAGAATATATCAACAACTTGTGTTTCTTTTACAGGAAGATACTTATCAACTCCAAGCACAACTGGACTCATTCCGTGGCTATGATGAGGGATGTTATAGCCTGAATGCCCTGTTTCCATACGGGAATATGTACTGA
- the LOC7462047 gene encoding NAC domain-containing protein 71 isoform X11 encodes MNYNFPSAMNSSPNPNPSIPEVGYRFHPTNEELVCNYLKPKILGDEVEDLSIMPVVHVCKHEPSELPDKSNIKSKDAVWYFFCPRDFKYLNSGRYNRRTKLGFWKPTGKNLKIRFMGTKKVIGTRKTLVFYTKSSPKPIRTGWIIHEYEYISDLSLSNQGGYVLCKLKKKPDVKTTKGEPNHHMVSISDFEAAPSFPNQREFVLCKLKKDPDAIMPTYEEGEASFNVTSDHSENQNPTEYNHPQTFEEGEYGARTASNFIDNEPEEDTYQLQAQLDSFRGYDEGCYSLNALFPYGNMY; translated from the exons ATGAATTACAATTTCCCCTCAG CTATGAACAGTTCACCAAACCCAAATCCATCCATACCAGAAGTTGGATATAGATTTCATCCAACCAATGAAGAATTAGTTTGTAATTATTTGAAGCCAAAGATACTGGGTGATGAAGTGGAAGACTTGTCAATCATGCCGGTGGTTCATGTTTGCAAGCATGAACCCTCGGAGTTACCTG ATAAATCAAACATAAAGTCAAAGGACGCGGTATGGTATTTCTTCTGCCCTCGCGATTTTAAGTATTTAAACAGCGGACGTTATAACCGGAGAACAAAGCTCGGGTTTTGGAAACCAACcggaaaaaatcttaaaataagatttatggGTACCAAGAAGGTGATTGGTACAAGGAAGACTTTGGTTTTCTATACAAAGTCTAGTCCTAAACCAATAAGGACTGGATGGATCATACATGAATACGAATATATCTCTGATTTAAGCCTCTCTAACCAG GGGGGATATGTTCTctgtaaattgaagaaaaaaccagATGTGAAGACCACCAAAGGTGAACCAAATCACCATATGGTCTCGATCTCTGATTTCGAAGCTGCACCGA GCTTCCCTAACCAG AGGGAATTCGTTCTCTGCAAACTGAAGAAAGATCCAGATGCGATCATGCCAACATATGAAGAAGGTGAAGCAAGCTTCAATGTCACTTCTGATCATTCtgaaaatcaaaacccaacTGAATATAATCATCCCCAAACCTTTGAAGAAGGTGAATATGGTGCCCGGACGGCTTCTAATTTCATTGACAACGAGCCAGAG GAAGATACTTATCAACTCCAAGCACAACTGGACTCATTCCGTGGCTATGATGAGGGATGTTATAGCCTGAATGCCCTGTTTCCATACGGGAATATGTACTGA
- the LOC7462047 gene encoding NAC domain-containing protein 71 isoform X8, whose protein sequence is MNYNFPSAMNSSPNPNPSIPEVGYRFHPTNEELVCNYLKPKILGDEVEDLSIMPVVHVCKHEPSELPDKSNIKSKDAVWYFFCPRDFKYLNSGRYNRRTKLGFWKPTGKNLKIRFMGTKKVIGTRKTLVFYTKSSPKPIRTGWIIHEYEYISDLSLSNQGGYVLCKLKKKPDVKTTKGEPNHHMVSISDFEAAPSFPNQREFVLCKLKKDPHAIKPTYEEGEASFNVTSDHSENQNSTECHHPQTFEEGEYGAWTVSNFTNNEPEEDTYQFQAQLDSLRGYDIEGCYSLDSALQFPYGDIY, encoded by the exons ATGAATTACAATTTCCCCTCAG CTATGAACAGTTCACCAAACCCAAATCCATCCATACCAGAAGTTGGATATAGATTTCATCCAACCAATGAAGAATTAGTTTGTAATTATTTGAAGCCAAAGATACTGGGTGATGAAGTGGAAGACTTGTCAATCATGCCGGTGGTTCATGTTTGCAAGCATGAACCCTCGGAGTTACCTG ATAAATCAAACATAAAGTCAAAGGACGCGGTATGGTATTTCTTCTGCCCTCGCGATTTTAAGTATTTAAACAGCGGACGTTATAACCGGAGAACAAAGCTCGGGTTTTGGAAACCAACcggaaaaaatcttaaaataagatttatggGTACCAAGAAGGTGATTGGTACAAGGAAGACTTTGGTTTTCTATACAAAGTCTAGTCCTAAACCAATAAGGACTGGATGGATCATACATGAATACGAATATATCTCTGATTTAAGCCTCTCTAACCAG GGGGGATATGTTCTctgtaaattgaagaaaaaaccagATGTGAAGACCACCAAAGGTGAACCAAATCACCATATGGTCTCGATCTCTGATTTCGAAGCTGCACCGA GCTTCCCTAACCAG AGGGAATTCGTTCTCTGCAAACTGAAGAAAGATCCACATGCGATCAAGCCAACATATGAAGAAGGTGAAGCAAGCTTCAATGTAACTTCTGATCATTCTGAAAATCAAAACTCAACTGAGTGTCATCATCCCCAAACCTTTGAAGAAGGTGAATATGGTGCCTGGACGGTTTCTAATTTCACTAACAACGAGCCAGAG GAAGATACTTATCAATTCCAAGCACAACTGGACTCATTGCGTGGCTACGATATTGAGGGATGTTATAGCCTGGACTCTGCCCTACAGTTTCCATACGGGGATATTTACTGA
- the LOC7462047 gene encoding NAC domain-containing protein 71 isoform X1 yields MNYNFPSAMNSSPNPNPSIPEVGYRFHPTNEELVCNYLKPKILGDEVEDLSIMPVVHVCKHEPSELPDKSNIKSKDAVWYFFCPRDFKYLNSGRYNRRTKLGFWKPTGKNLKIRFMGTKKVIGTRKTLVFYTKSSPKPIRTGWIIHEYEYISDLSLSNQGGYVLCKLKKKPDVKTTKGEPNHHMVSISDFEAAPNCSIEGECGPSMEMPSKFINHSTHGYGESSLLDLDFDNPNLDISAPDEGEWNSLTVLPSGLENGNPWEKTEEGCLRSSVVSPENSPTDALLPDLSQLIPHLRAELKALISELENNLRSPFQPAASVSTEEIPFHMGFDAPVST; encoded by the exons ATGAATTACAATTTCCCCTCAG CTATGAACAGTTCACCAAACCCAAATCCATCCATACCAGAAGTTGGATATAGATTTCATCCAACCAATGAAGAATTAGTTTGTAATTATTTGAAGCCAAAGATACTGGGTGATGAAGTGGAAGACTTGTCAATCATGCCGGTGGTTCATGTTTGCAAGCATGAACCCTCGGAGTTACCTG ATAAATCAAACATAAAGTCAAAGGACGCGGTATGGTATTTCTTCTGCCCTCGCGATTTTAAGTATTTAAACAGCGGACGTTATAACCGGAGAACAAAGCTCGGGTTTTGGAAACCAACcggaaaaaatcttaaaataagatttatggGTACCAAGAAGGTGATTGGTACAAGGAAGACTTTGGTTTTCTATACAAAGTCTAGTCCTAAACCAATAAGGACTGGATGGATCATACATGAATACGAATATATCTCTGATTTAAGCCTCTCTAACCAG GGGGGATATGTTCTctgtaaattgaagaaaaaaccagATGTGAAGACCACCAAAGGTGAACCAAATCACCATATGGTCTCGATCTCTGATTTCGAAGCTGCACCGAACTGCAGTATTGAAGGCGAATGCGGGCCTTCGATGGAGATGCCTTCTAAGTTTATAAATCACTCAACCCATGGTTACGGAGAGAGTAGCCTACTGGATTTAGATTTTGATAATCCAAATCTGGACATATCAGCCCCCGATGAAGGTGAATGGAATTCTCTTACGGTACTGCCTTCGGGTTTGGAAAATGGAAATCCGTGGGAGAAGACTGAAGAAGGTTGTTTGCGTTCCTCAGTGGTTTCACCAGAAAATAGTCCAACAGATGCTTTGCTTCCTGACCTTTCACAG CTAATCCCTCATCTACGGGCAGAGCTGAAAGCATTAATCTCGGAGCTAGAAAACAACCTTCGTTCTCCATTTCAGCCAGCTGCGTCTGTGAGCACTGAGGAAATCCCGTTTCACATGGGCTTCGATGCCCCCGTGTCTACCTGA